A single genomic interval of Armigeres subalbatus isolate Guangzhou_Male chromosome 1, GZ_Asu_2, whole genome shotgun sequence harbors:
- the LOC134207065 gene encoding uncharacterized protein LOC134207065, with protein sequence MDDIVQQLSALQRATLVSEDPVTCCAYFHKLVNIFLRLLSSTRLSPFGKYHVVDYFKRIEFQHRGSPHAHILLWLANDPREDVSERMPATVELIDFLCSIRSEDLPETYGNQGYINRRIVSDECQ encoded by the exons ATGGACGATATTGTGCAACAGTTGTCTGCACTCCAGCGTGCTACACTTGTCAGCGAAGATCCTGTCACGTGCTGTGCATATTTTCACAAGTTGGTAAACATCTTTCTGCGCCTTCTGTCATCGACCAGGTTGAGCCCGTTCGGCAAATACCACGTTGTAGATTATTTTAAGAGGATCGAGTTCCAGCATCGTGGCAGCCCGCATGCACATATTCTGCTCTGGCTGGCGAACGATCCCCGTGAGGATGTTTCCGAAAGAATGCCCGCtactgttgagttgatcgattttcTGTGCTCCATCAGATCGGAAGATCTGCCTGAGACCTATGGCAATCAG GGTTACATCAATCGACGGATTGTATCTGACGAATGCCAGTAA